In Trifolium pratense cultivar HEN17-A07 linkage group LG7, ARS_RC_1.1, whole genome shotgun sequence, a genomic segment contains:
- the LOC123899809 gene encoding uncharacterized protein LOC123899809 isoform X4, with amino-acid sequence MEGLNAMEGSNPSLLEEETMEDLNAMEGSNPSLLEEDYAPSMKPWIRIQHPLPLKDDVPMDDEGLEPFPMISKNPPISNPMLLAAVNAIVEEFNAQLNDAQLNDAQLNDAQLNDGWFSDECNALYYRYFRHQGHFIAIKNCIELSNRSVEECMFKIFEDHNFCVAQISEPPWEQIDELLDIQIVEPTGHHGLMLNGGGWPALDIAAAAAALEGGGLADALAAAFVHFLADSHISGFVRAGLDHAVVIYSGYMGPFNAVAEGAAVAVADGAAVAVADGAAVAVAEGAAVAVAEVAANSVAEVAADSVAEGAGPAAEGAEGHDASSLACYVAVFSAAAVALGFLLFKKKN; translated from the exons ATGGAAGGTTTGAATGCTATGGAAG GTTCGAATCCATCACTTTTAGAGGAAGAAACTATGGAAGATTTGAATGCTATGGAAGGTTCGAATCCATCACTTTTAGAGGAAGACTATGCACCCTCAATGAAACCGTGGATTCGGATTCAACATCCTTTGCCTTTGAAAGATGATGTTCCTATGGATGATGAAGGCCTTGAGCCTTTTCCTATGATCTCAAAGAATCCGCCGATTTCGAATCCAATGCTGTTGGCAGCTGTTAATGCTATCGTTGAAG AGTTCAATGCACAACTTAACGATGCACAACTTAACGATGCACAACTTAACGATGCACAACTTAACGACGGATGGTTTTCTGATGAGTGCAATGCACTTTATTACCGATACTTTAGGCATCAGGGTCACTTTATTGCGATTAAGAATTGCATTGAGCTGTCTAACCGTAGTGTTGAAGAATGTATGTTCAAAATATTTGAAGACCACAATTTTTGTGTTGCACAGATTAGTGAGCCTCCTTGGGAACAAATTGATGAGCTCTTGGATATCCAGATTGTGGAACCAACTGGCCATCATGGTTTAATGTTGAACGGAGGAGGATGGCCAGCACTTGATATTGCTGCTGCTGCAGCCGCCCTCGAGGGAGGCGGTCTAGCTGATGCTCTTGCTGCCGCCTTTGTTCATTTTCTTGCTGATAGTCATATCAGTGGTTTTGTTCGTGCTGGTCTTGATCATGCTGTGGTGATATATAGTGGCTACATGGGTCCTTTTAATGCTGTTGCTGAGGGAGCTGCTGTTGCTGTTGCTGATGGAGCGGCTGTTGCTGTTGCTGATGGAGCAGCTGTTGCTGTTGCTGAGGGAGCAGCTGTTGCTGTTGCTGAGGTAGCGGCTAATTCTGTTGCTGAGGTAGCGGCTGATTCTGTTGCTGAGGGAGCGGGTCCTGCTGCCGAGGGAGCTGAGGGACATGATGCTTCTAGTCTTGCATGCTATGTTGCTGTCTTTTCTGCAGCTGCGGTTGCTTTAGGGTTTCTCTTGTTCAAAAAGAAGAACTAG
- the LOC123899808 gene encoding mediator of RNA polymerase II transcription subunit 15a-like has product MDNNNWRPNQGAEPNMDTNDWRGQLQPESRQRIVNKIMDTLKRHLPVSGQEGLHELRKIAQRFEEKIFTAATSQSDYLRKISLKMLTMETKSQGTTMANNIPPNQVGPSNKPPDPGLVMQSQVHNQGQQNPIALPNQPQSRQQLLSQNIQNNFAAQPNLPSVSGLAQTPIPNVGQNSNIQNMFNASQRQMQGRQQVVPQQQQQQQQQQQQQQQQQQQQQQQPQQQQQSQNPQQYLYQQQLFRHKLHMQSQQQQQQQQQQQQQQPQQQQQQQNLLQPNQLQSSQQSVMQQPSMMQTSSLSSIQHNQQSNNGQQSTQSMLQQHPQVIRQQQQQQNSIIHQQQTPMTQQSILPQQQQPQQQLLGPQTNTTNMQHTQMLGQQNNVGDVQQSQRLLAQQNNLSNLQKQQLINQQNNLSNIHPQLGNNVPGLQSQQVLGPQSGNSGMQTSQHSAHVLQQSKVPIQQQSQQGASNLLPSQAQQSQPQAPQQQLMSQIQSQPAQLQQQLGLQQQQPNPLQRDMQLYQSQRPLPETSSNSMDSTAQTGQPSGGDWQEEIYQKIKVMKESYLPELSEMYQKIATKLQQHDSLPHQPKSDQLEKLKVFKMMLERLITFLQVSKSNISPSLKEKLGSYEKQIINFINTNRPRKLSSLQPGQLPPPHMHSMSQTQSQVTQVQSHENQMNNQLQTTNMQGPGATMLQNNITSMQHSSLSGVSTAQQHMMNTIQPSASLDSGQGNMSSLQQVPVSSLQQNSVTAPQQSNASSLSSQAGVNVIQQNLNPLQPGSGMLQHQQLKQQQEQQQQQMLQSQQFKQAQYQRQLMQRQQMLQQQLHQPAKQQLPAQLQTHQMQQLHQMNDVNDMKMRQGIGVKQGGFQQHIASNQRSGYPHQQLKQGPFTVSSPQLLQATSPQIPQHSSPQVDQQNHLPSLTKVGTPLQSANSPFVVPTPSPPLAPSPMPGDFEKPISGVSSISNAANVGHQQTGGAAAPAQSLAIGTPGISASPLLAEFTGPDGAHGNALVPSSGKSTVTEEPMDRLIKAVSSLTPAALSAAVSDISSVISMNDRIAGSAPGNGSRAAVGEDLVAMTNCRLQARNFITQDGANGTRRMKRCTNATPLNVVSSAGSVNDSIKQLTALEASDLESTATSNIKKPKIEANHALLEEIREVNQRLIDTVVSISDEEVNPTAAAAAAEGAEGTIVKCSYIAVALSPSLKALYASAQMSPIQPLRLLVPTNYPNCSPIFLDKFPVESSMENEDLSAKAKSKFSISLRGLSQPMSLKDIAKTWDVCARTVISEYAQQSGGGTFSSKYGSWEDCSTW; this is encoded by the exons ATGGATAACAATAATTGGAGACCTAATCAAGGTGCTGAACCCAATATGGATACTAATGATTGGAGAGGTCAATTGCAGCCTGAATCACGCCAAAGAATTGTCAACAAAAT AATGGACACATTAAAAAGGCATCTTCCTGTTTCTGGTCAAGAGGGATTGCATGAACTTCGGAAGATTGCCCAAAGGTTTGAAGAGAAGATATTTACTGCTGCGACAAGCCAG TCTGATTATCTACGGAAAATATCTTTGAAGATGCTTACAATGGAGACTAAATCCCAGGGCACCACCATGGCCAACAATATACCACCAAATCAAGTTGGGCCTAGCAATAAACCTCCGGATCCAG GACTTGTTATGCAGTCTCAAGTTCACAATCAAGGGCAGCAAAATCCTATTGCTTTGCCCAATCAGCCCCAGTCACGCCAACAGCTTCTATCTCAAaacattcaaaataattttgcaGCTCAACCGAACCTGCCATCTGTATCTGGTCTAGCACAGACTCCCATCCCCAATGTTGGCCAGAATTCCAACATTCAAAATATGTTTAATGCTTCCCAGAGACAAATGCAAGGAAGGCAACAGGTTGTTCCccaacaacaacagcagcagcagcagcagcagcagcaacaacaacaacaacaacaacaacaacaacaacaaccacaacaacaacaacaatcacaGAATCCACAACAATATCTCTACCAACAGCAGCTTTTCAGGCATAAGCTTCATATGCAATCtcaacaacaacagcagcagcagcagcaacaacagcaacagcagccgcaacagcagcagcagcagcagaacCTTCTACAACCAAATCAGTTGCAATCTTCTCAGCAATCTGTCATGCAACAGCCTTCCATGATGCAAACATCTTCTCTATCTAGCATTCAGCACAATCAGCAATCTAATAATGGTCAACAGTCAACACAGTCCATGCTTCAGCAACATCCCCAAGTTATCaggcagcagcagcaacaacagaATTCTATTATTCATCAGCAACAGACGCCAATGACTCAACAGTCAATTTTGCCTCAACAACAGCAGCCACAGCAACAGCTTCTGGGGCCACAGACAAATACAACCAACATGCAACATACCCAGATGCTTGGGCAACAGAATAATGTTGGTGATGTGCAGCAATCACAGAGGTTACTTGCACAACAGAATAATCTTTCAAATTTGCAAAAGCAGCAACTAATAAATCAGCAAAACAACCTATCAAATATACATCCACAGTTGGGAAATAATGTCCCTGGGTTACAGTCGCAGCAGGTCCTTGGACCTCAATCTGGTAATTCAGGCATGCAGACAAGCCAGCACTCTGCACATGTGCTACAACAATCGAAGGTTCCAATTCAGCAACAATCACAACAAGGTGCATCAAATTTGTTACCATCTCAAGCACAGCAGTCACAGCCACAAGCTCCACAGCAGCAATTGATGTCACAGATTCAATCTCAGCCTGCACAATTGCAACAGCAACTGGGtttgcaacaacaacaaccaaatcCCTTGCAACGAGATATGCAGCTATATCAATCACAAAGACCCCTTCCAGAAACTTCATCAA ATTCTATGGATTCAACAGCACAGACTGGACAGCCAAGTGGGGGTGATTGGCAAGAAGAAATATATCAAAAA ATCAAAGTTATGAAAGAGAGCTACTTGCCAGAGCTTAGTGAGATGTATCAGAAAATCGCAACGAAACTTCAGCAG CATGATTCTCTTCCCCACCAACCGAAGTCGGATCAGCTTGAAAAGCTTAAGGTATTTAAAATGATGCTAGAGCGTCTTATAACATTCCTCCAGGTTTCCAAGAGCAACATCTCACCTAGTTTAAAGGAGAAACTGGGTTCATATGAGAAGCAGATTATAAATTTCATAAATACAAATAGACCTAGGAAACTGTCTTCACTGCAACCGGGGCAGCTTCCCCCACCTCACATGCACTCAATGTCACAGACGCAGTCCCAAGTTACTCAAGTGCAATCGCATGAAAATCAAATGAATAATCAGTTGCAAACAACAAATATGCAAGGCCCTGGAGCAACAATGCTGCAGAATAATATAACGAGCATGCAGCATAGCTCTCTGTCAGGTGTATCCACAGCACAGCAGCATATGATGAATACCATTCAACCGAGTGCCAGTTTAGATTCAGGACAAGGAAATATGAGCTCTCTTCAACAGGTTCCAGTGAGCTCCCTTCAACAAAACTCTGTTACTGCTCCTCAACAATCTAATGCCAGCTCCTTATCTTCACAAGCTGGGGTAAATGTGATCCAACAAAATCTTAATCCCCTCCAGCCAGGTTCTGGTATGCTTCAACACCAGCAACTAAAACAACAGcaggaacaacaacaacaacagatGTTGCAGAGTCAACAATTCAAACAAGCACAATATCAACGGCAACTGATGCAGAGGCAGCAGATGCTACAGCAGCAGTTACACCAGCCAGCAAAGCAACAGCTGCCTGCCCAGTTGCAAACACATCAAATGCAACAACTTCACCAAATGAATGATGTAAATGACATGAAGATGAGGCAAGGAATTGGTGTTAAGCAAGGGGGTTTTCAACAGCATATTGCTTCCAATCAACGCTCAGGCTATCCCCATCAACAGTTGAAACAAGGTCCTTTTACTGTTTCATCGCCCCAACTCCTACAGGCCACATCTCCACAGATTCCACAACACTCATCTCCCCAGGTTGACCAACAAAATCACCTCCCATCTCTGACAAAAGTTGGCACCCCTTTGCAATCTGCTAACTCACCTTTTGTAGTCCCCACTCCTTCACCCCCCTTAGCTCCATCTCCTATGCCAGGAGATTTTGAAAAGCCCATTTCTGGTGTTTCATCGATATCAAATGCAGCAAATGTTGGACACCAACAAACAGGGGGTGCAGCCGCACCTGCTCAATCGCTTGCCATTGGAACTCCTGGAATATCTGCCTCTCCTTTACTGGCAGAGTTCACCGGTCCAGATGGTGCTCATGGGAATGCATTAGTGCCGTCTTCAGGAAAGTCAACTGTTACCGAGGAGCCTATGGACCGCCTAATTAAAGCG GTGAGTTCATTGACCCCTGCAGCTTTAAGTGCAGCTGTCAGCGATATTAGTTCAGTTATCAGCATGAACGATAGGATAGCTGGGTCAGCTCCAGGCAATGGATCCAGAGCTGCTGTTGGTGAAGATTTGGTTGCCATGACTAATTGTCGCCTTCaggctagaaatttcatcacCCAAGATGGTGCAAATGGAACCAGGAGGATGAAACGCTGCACCAATGCTACACCCTTGAATGTTGTATCATCTGCTGGTAGTGTGAATGATAGTATCAAGCAGTTAACTGCTTTGGAGGCTTCTGATTTGGAGTCAACTGCAACATCCAATATCAAGAAGCCAAAGATCGAG GCTAATCATGCCCTTCTGGAAGAAATTAGGGAGGTTAATCAGAGACTTATTGACACAGTAGTGAGCATAAGTGATGAAGAAGTTAATCCAACTGCAGCTGCAGCTGCTGCTGAAGGAGCAGAAGGGACTATTGTCAAATGTTCTTACATTGCTGTAGCTCTCAGTCCAAGCTTGAAAGCCCTATATGCTTCAGCACAGATG TCGCCAATTCAACCCCTGCGCCTCCTTGTTCCTACAAATTATCCCAACTGTTCCCCCATTTTCCTAGACAAGTTTCCAGTTGAATCCAG TATGGAGAATGAAGATCTTTCTGCCAAAGCAAAGTCAAAGTTTAGCATATCATTGCGAGGTTTATCACAACCTATGTCTCTTAAGGACATAGCAAAAACATGGGATGTCTGTGCTCGTACAGTTATTTCTGAGTATGCGCAACAGAGCGGTGGAGGGACTTTCAGCTCTAAGTATGGCTCTTGGGAGGATTGCTCCACATGGTGA
- the LOC123899809 gene encoding uncharacterized protein LOC123899809 isoform X1 has protein sequence MEGLNAMEGSNPSLLEEETMEDLNAMEGSNPSLLEEDYAPSMKPWIRIQHPLPLKDDVPMDDEGLEPFPMISKNPPISNPMLLAAVNAIVEGSNPSLLEEETMEDLNAMEGSNPSLLEEDYAPSMKPWIRIQHPLPLKDDVPMDDEGLEPFPMISKNPPISNPMLLAAVNAIVEEFNAQLNDAQLNDAQLNDAQLNDGWFSDECNALYYRYFRHQGHFIAIKNCIELSNRSVEECMFKIFEDHNFCVAQISEPPWEQIDELLDIQIVEPTGHHGLMLNGGGWPALDIAAAAAALEGGGLADALAAAFVHFLADSHISGFVRAGLDHAVVIYSGYMGPFNAVAEGAAVAVADGAAVAVADGAAVAVAEGAAVAVAEVAANSVAEVAADSVAEGAGPAAEGAEGHDASSLACYVAVFSAAAVALGFLLFKKKN, from the exons ATGGAAGGTTTGAATGCTATGGAAGGTTCGAATCCATCACTTTTAGAGGAAGAAACTATGGAAGATTTGAATGCTATGGAAGGTTCGAATCCATCACTTTTAGAGGAAGACTATGCACCCTCAATGAAACCGTGGATTCGGATTCAACATCCTTTGCCTTTGAAAGATGATGTTCCTATGGATGATGAAGGTCTTGAGCCTTTTCCTATGATCTCAAAGAATCCGCCGATTTCGAATCCAATGCTGTTGGCAGCTGTTAATGCTATCGTTGAAG GTTCGAATCCATCACTTTTAGAGGAAGAAACTATGGAAGATTTGAATGCTATGGAAGGTTCGAATCCATCACTTTTAGAGGAAGACTATGCACCCTCAATGAAACCGTGGATTCGGATTCAACATCCTTTGCCTTTGAAAGATGATGTTCCTATGGATGATGAAGGCCTTGAGCCTTTTCCTATGATCTCAAAGAATCCGCCGATTTCGAATCCAATGCTGTTGGCAGCTGTTAATGCTATCGTTGAAG AGTTCAATGCACAACTTAACGATGCACAACTTAACGATGCACAACTTAACGATGCACAACTTAACGACGGATGGTTTTCTGATGAGTGCAATGCACTTTATTACCGATACTTTAGGCATCAGGGTCACTTTATTGCGATTAAGAATTGCATTGAGCTGTCTAACCGTAGTGTTGAAGAATGTATGTTCAAAATATTTGAAGACCACAATTTTTGTGTTGCACAGATTAGTGAGCCTCCTTGGGAACAAATTGATGAGCTCTTGGATATCCAGATTGTGGAACCAACTGGCCATCATGGTTTAATGTTGAACGGAGGAGGATGGCCAGCACTTGATATTGCTGCTGCTGCAGCCGCCCTCGAGGGAGGCGGTCTAGCTGATGCTCTTGCTGCCGCCTTTGTTCATTTTCTTGCTGATAGTCATATCAGTGGTTTTGTTCGTGCTGGTCTTGATCATGCTGTGGTGATATATAGTGGCTACATGGGTCCTTTTAATGCTGTTGCTGAGGGAGCTGCTGTTGCTGTTGCTGATGGAGCGGCTGTTGCTGTTGCTGATGGAGCAGCTGTTGCTGTTGCTGAGGGAGCAGCTGTTGCTGTTGCTGAGGTAGCGGCTAATTCTGTTGCTGAGGTAGCGGCTGATTCTGTTGCTGAGGGAGCGGGTCCTGCTGCCGAGGGAGCTGAGGGACATGATGCTTCTAGTCTTGCATGCTATGTTGCTGTCTTTTCTGCAGCTGCGGTTGCTTTAGGGTTTCTCTTGTTCAAAAAGAAGAACTAG
- the LOC123899809 gene encoding uncharacterized protein LOC123899809 isoform X2: MEGLNAMEGSNPSLLEEDYAPSMKPWIRIQHPLPLKDDVPMDDEGLEPFPMISKNPPISNPMLLAAVNAIVEGSNPSLLEEETMEDLNAMEGSNPSLLEEDYAPSMKPWIRIQHPLPLKDDVPMDDEGLEPFPMISKNPPISNPMLLAAVNAIVEEFNAQLNDAQLNDAQLNDAQLNDGWFSDECNALYYRYFRHQGHFIAIKNCIELSNRSVEECMFKIFEDHNFCVAQISEPPWEQIDELLDIQIVEPTGHHGLMLNGGGWPALDIAAAAAALEGGGLADALAAAFVHFLADSHISGFVRAGLDHAVVIYSGYMGPFNAVAEGAAVAVADGAAVAVADGAAVAVAEGAAVAVAEVAANSVAEVAADSVAEGAGPAAEGAEGHDASSLACYVAVFSAAAVALGFLLFKKKN, translated from the exons ATGGAAGGTTTGAATGCTATGGAAG GTTCGAATCCATCACTTTTAGAGGAAGACTATGCACCCTCAATGAAACCGTGGATTCGGATTCAACATCCTTTGCCTTTGAAAGATGATGTTCCTATGGATGATGAAGGTCTTGAGCCTTTTCCTATGATCTCAAAGAATCCGCCGATTTCGAATCCAATGCTGTTGGCAGCTGTTAATGCTATCGTTGAAG GTTCGAATCCATCACTTTTAGAGGAAGAAACTATGGAAGATTTGAATGCTATGGAAGGTTCGAATCCATCACTTTTAGAGGAAGACTATGCACCCTCAATGAAACCGTGGATTCGGATTCAACATCCTTTGCCTTTGAAAGATGATGTTCCTATGGATGATGAAGGCCTTGAGCCTTTTCCTATGATCTCAAAGAATCCGCCGATTTCGAATCCAATGCTGTTGGCAGCTGTTAATGCTATCGTTGAAG AGTTCAATGCACAACTTAACGATGCACAACTTAACGATGCACAACTTAACGATGCACAACTTAACGACGGATGGTTTTCTGATGAGTGCAATGCACTTTATTACCGATACTTTAGGCATCAGGGTCACTTTATTGCGATTAAGAATTGCATTGAGCTGTCTAACCGTAGTGTTGAAGAATGTATGTTCAAAATATTTGAAGACCACAATTTTTGTGTTGCACAGATTAGTGAGCCTCCTTGGGAACAAATTGATGAGCTCTTGGATATCCAGATTGTGGAACCAACTGGCCATCATGGTTTAATGTTGAACGGAGGAGGATGGCCAGCACTTGATATTGCTGCTGCTGCAGCCGCCCTCGAGGGAGGCGGTCTAGCTGATGCTCTTGCTGCCGCCTTTGTTCATTTTCTTGCTGATAGTCATATCAGTGGTTTTGTTCGTGCTGGTCTTGATCATGCTGTGGTGATATATAGTGGCTACATGGGTCCTTTTAATGCTGTTGCTGAGGGAGCTGCTGTTGCTGTTGCTGATGGAGCGGCTGTTGCTGTTGCTGATGGAGCAGCTGTTGCTGTTGCTGAGGGAGCAGCTGTTGCTGTTGCTGAGGTAGCGGCTAATTCTGTTGCTGAGGTAGCGGCTGATTCTGTTGCTGAGGGAGCGGGTCCTGCTGCCGAGGGAGCTGAGGGACATGATGCTTCTAGTCTTGCATGCTATGTTGCTGTCTTTTCTGCAGCTGCGGTTGCTTTAGGGTTTCTCTTGTTCAAAAAGAAGAACTAG
- the LOC123899807 gene encoding putative uncharacterized protein DDB_G0288537, with translation MAMAFPSSRNETSSYTHSYSSAFASSSVTNFTPRASPVIMQSSSSTANVKLHGHRNSPPSPPSSTVRFSVEQRSESITVTKDSRNNNAVSSSSTTEKPARKCMCSPTTHAGSFRCAYHKRMAEQEQQRQQKQKQEQKEAQVEKQQQQQRLQIALSRNRTVNLRRSAMKNSLMRIGVEGEIMKRTLTNLIRPLSHLLRRREAFEPKPSRLSTMSKA, from the coding sequence ATGGCTATGGCTTTTCCTTCTTCAAGAAACGAAACGTCGTCGTATACACATTCCTATTCATCCGCCTTCGCTTCTTCATCAGTAACCAATTTCACTCCAAGAGCCTCTCCTGTAATCATGCAATCCTCTTCCTCCACCGCTAACGTTAAACTCCACGGTCACCGCAATTCACCTCCGTCTCCACCGTCTTCCACCGTAAGATTCTCCGTTGAACAACGTTCAGAATCCATAACTGTGACGAAGGATTCAAGAAACAACAACGCTGTTTCATCGTCGTCAACAACCGAGAAACCGGCGAGGAAGTGCATGTGTTCTCCGACGACACACGCCGGATCTTTCCGTTGTGCTTATCATAAACGGATGGCGGAGCAAGAACAACAACGGCAACAGAAACAGAAACAGGAACAGAAAGAAGCGCAAGTAGAgaagcagcaacaacaacaacggtTGCAAATTGCGTTGTCAAGGAATAGAACGGTGAATCTTCGTAGATCGGCGATGAAGAATTCGCTGATGAGAATCGGAGTTGAAGGTGAAATAATGAAAAGAACTTTAACGAATCTGATTAGACCTTTATCGCATTTGCTTCGCCGGCGGGAAGCTTTTGAGCCGAAGCCGAGCCGGCTCTCTACTATGTCCAAAGCTTAG
- the LOC123899809 gene encoding uncharacterized protein LOC123899809 isoform X3, giving the protein MEGLNAMEGSNPSLLEEETMEDLNAMEGSNPSLLEEDYAPSMKPWIRIQHPLPLKDDVPMDDEGLEPFPMISKNPPISNPMLLAAVNAIVEEFNAQLNDAQLNDAQLNDAQLNDGWFSDECNALYYRYFRHQGHFIAIKNCIELSNRSVEECMFKIFEDHNFCVAQISEPPWEQIDELLDIQIVEPTGHHGLMLNGGGWPALDIAAAAAALEGGGLADALAAAFVHFLADSHISGFVRAGLDHAVVIYSGYMGPFNAVAEGAAVAVADGAAVAVADGAAVAVAEGAAVAVAEVAANSVAEVAADSVAEGAGPAAEGAEGHDASSLACYVAVFSAAAVALGFLLFKKKN; this is encoded by the exons ATGGAAGGTTTGAATGCTATGGAAGGTTCGAATCCATCACTTTTAGAGGAAGAAACTATGGAAGATTTGAATGCTATGGAAGGTTCGAATCCATCACTTTTAGAGGAAGACTATGCACCCTCAATGAAACCGTGGATTCGGATTCAACATCCTTTGCCTTTGAAAGATGATGTTCCTATGGATGATGAAGGTCTTGAGCCTTTTCCTATGATCTCAAAGAATCCGCCGATTTCGAATCCAATGCTGTTGGCAGCTGTTAATGCTATCGTTGAAG AGTTCAATGCACAACTTAACGATGCACAACTTAACGATGCACAACTTAACGATGCACAACTTAACGACGGATGGTTTTCTGATGAGTGCAATGCACTTTATTACCGATACTTTAGGCATCAGGGTCACTTTATTGCGATTAAGAATTGCATTGAGCTGTCTAACCGTAGTGTTGAAGAATGTATGTTCAAAATATTTGAAGACCACAATTTTTGTGTTGCACAGATTAGTGAGCCTCCTTGGGAACAAATTGATGAGCTCTTGGATATCCAGATTGTGGAACCAACTGGCCATCATGGTTTAATGTTGAACGGAGGAGGATGGCCAGCACTTGATATTGCTGCTGCTGCAGCCGCCCTCGAGGGAGGCGGTCTAGCTGATGCTCTTGCTGCCGCCTTTGTTCATTTTCTTGCTGATAGTCATATCAGTGGTTTTGTTCGTGCTGGTCTTGATCATGCTGTGGTGATATATAGTGGCTACATGGGTCCTTTTAATGCTGTTGCTGAGGGAGCTGCTGTTGCTGTTGCTGATGGAGCGGCTGTTGCTGTTGCTGATGGAGCAGCTGTTGCTGTTGCTGAGGGAGCAGCTGTTGCTGTTGCTGAGGTAGCGGCTAATTCTGTTGCTGAGGTAGCGGCTGATTCTGTTGCTGAGGGAGCGGGTCCTGCTGCCGAGGGAGCTGAGGGACATGATGCTTCTAGTCTTGCATGCTATGTTGCTGTCTTTTCTGCAGCTGCGGTTGCTTTAGGGTTTCTCTTGTTCAAAAAGAAGAACTAG